A genomic segment from uncultured Methanobrevibacter sp. encodes:
- a CDS encoding DUF3194 domain-containing protein has product MVSKLKELSEDDLEDISNFLSETIEKKIQASVKSQKEILDMDVSIEISYPDENGELDVDASIEIDTDELSDLSNERIDEVIDESYLELDEYINENYRL; this is encoded by the coding sequence ATGGTATCAAAACTTAAAGAATTATCAGAAGATGATCTTGAAGACATTTCAAATTTTTTGTCTGAAACTATTGAGAAAAAAATTCAAGCATCTGTAAAGTCACAAAAGGAAATTTTGGATATGGATGTAAGCATTGAAATTAGCTATCCTGATGAAAATGGTGAACTTGATGTAGATGCATCAATTGAAATTGATACAGATGAGTTGTCCGACTTATCTAATGAAAGAATCGATGAAGTAATCGATGAGTCTTACTTAGAACTTGATGAATACATTAATGAAAATTATAGATTATAA
- a CDS encoding prefoldin subunit beta: MEIPQNIQHQLNQFQQLQQQAQAVTIQKQNVDIQLRETETALEELKKTPEGAEVFKSAGNLLIKVERNETLEELEDKVETLKLRQQTMTRQEERVMKKLEEMQATIQQAMGGVQG, from the coding sequence ATGGAAATTCCACAAAATATACAACATCAATTAAACCAATTCCAACAATTACAACAACAAGCTCAAGCTGTTACCATTCAAAAACAAAATGTTGACATTCAATTAAGAGAAACCGAAACTGCGCTTGAAGAACTTAAAAAGACTCCAGAAGGAGCTGAAGTATTCAAATCTGCAGGAAACTTATTAATTAAAGTTGAACGTAATGAAACTTTAGAAGAGCTTGAAGATAAAGTTGAAACTCTTAAATTAAGACAACAAACCATGACCCGTCAAGAAGAAAGAGTCATGAAAAAACTTGAAGAAATGCAAGCAACCATCCAACAAGCTATGGGTGGAGTACAAGGATAA
- a CDS encoding KEOPS complex subunit Pcc1: MFYPGEILISESEILKSINSDIVIDFDTEKQAKIVYDSILLEFETSPDYRSSMDLKLDKNSIIITIDAEDATSFRASINSAIKWINLSVEINELTEN, from the coding sequence TTGTTTTATCCAGGGGAGATTCTTATTAGTGAAAGTGAAATTCTAAAATCAATAAACAGTGATATTGTAATTGATTTTGATACAGAAAAGCAAGCTAAAATCGTTTACGATTCCATTTTGCTTGAATTTGAGACTTCTCCTGATTACAGATCTTCTATGGATTTGAAATTGGATAAGAATTCTATCATAATCACAATAGATGCAGAAGATGCCACATCTTTTAGAGCATCAATCAATTCAGCTATCAAATGGATTAACTTATCCGTTGAGATAAATGAATTGACTGAAAACTAA
- a CDS encoding Brix domain-containing protein → MLISTSRKPSQKTRTFCKNFSHAFGFDYTNRGKSSLRDLLIKAKQLGHDSLVLVYQIKGNPSKLTFYDLEANEKLALLVSVNTTNERLHISPKDLKIRSTVRELDVLAEVLGIEVTTEPQDSNYIRISYADYDDEKNFAILYFVNKKGEQIDFQINVKKIVEN, encoded by the coding sequence ATGCTTATTTCTACATCAAGAAAACCATCTCAGAAAACAAGAACATTCTGCAAGAACTTTTCCCATGCTTTTGGATTTGATTATACCAATAGGGGAAAAAGCAGCTTAAGGGATTTGCTTATTAAAGCTAAGCAATTAGGTCATGACAGTCTTGTTTTAGTGTATCAGATAAAGGGAAATCCAAGCAAACTAACCTTTTATGACCTTGAGGCAAATGAAAAATTGGCATTGCTTGTTTCTGTCAACACTACAAATGAGCGTCTTCACATCAGCCCTAAGGATTTGAAAATCAGATCAACTGTCAGGGAGTTGGATGTTTTGGCTGAAGTATTGGGGATTGAAGTTACTACAGAGCCTCAAGACTCAAATTACATCAGGATATCCTATGCTGACTATGATGATGAAAAGAACTTTGCAATACTCTATTTTGTAAATAAGAAAGGGGAACAAATAGATTTCCAAATAAACGTAAAAAAAATAGTAGAAAATTAA
- a CDS encoding DNA-directed RNA polymerase subunit P has protein sequence MYRCPECGTEVDHKGYMENKCPKCRYRILFKKVPEVRKLVKAR, from the coding sequence TTGTACAGATGTCCTGAATGTGGAACTGAAGTTGACCACAAAGGTTACATGGAAAATAAATGTCCTAAATGCAGATATAGGATTTTATTTAAAAAAGTTCCAGAAGTCAGAAAACTTGTAAAAGCAAGATAG
- the rpl37A gene encoding 50S ribosomal protein L37Ae, which yields MARTKKVGITGRFGARYGRKAKRQVKKIEENMKKKHVCPKCDRPYVKRVSAGIWECKKCGTVFTGGAYVPETPMAKAATRNIKRVVGGN from the coding sequence ATGGCAAGAACAAAAAAAGTTGGTATTACTGGCAGATTTGGTGCTAGATACGGAAGAAAAGCAAAAAGACAAGTTAAGAAAATCGAAGAAAACATGAAAAAGAAACATGTTTGCCCTAAATGTGACAGACCTTACGTAAAAAGAGTAAGCGCTGGAATTTGGGAATGTAAAAAATGTGGTACTGTCTTTACCGGTGGAGCATACGTACCTGAAACTCCAATGGCAAAAGCTGCTACCCGTAACATTAAAAGAGTAGTTGGAGGAAACTAA
- the rrp42 gene encoding exosome complex protein Rrp42, translated as MDIVPEITRRSITRLINDGKRADGRAFDERRDIFIEPNVIDKAEGSARVRLGDTQVIVGVKPTIGEPFGDTPNLGVLMTNCELLPMAAPGFEPGPPSPESIELARVVDRGIRESELVDLEKLCIEEGKKVWMLFIDLHVIDYDGNLFDASNLAVMAALMNTKLPVAEYIDDEVVLSEDETMDLPIRDKLALSTFVKIGNGLILDPSLEEEEILDARITIGVTDEGNHVCSMQKGGEAPLSRDEILDAVHMAFTTKDDLLSHLD; from the coding sequence ATGGATATTGTACCAGAAATTACTAGAAGAAGTATTACAAGACTTATAAATGATGGTAAAAGAGCTGATGGAAGAGCTTTTGATGAAAGAAGAGATATTTTCATTGAACCTAATGTGATCGATAAGGCAGAAGGTTCTGCAAGAGTTAGATTAGGTGACACTCAAGTTATTGTAGGTGTTAAACCAACTATTGGTGAACCATTTGGAGACACCCCTAATTTAGGTGTATTGATGACCAATTGTGAACTATTGCCAATGGCTGCTCCTGGATTTGAACCAGGTCCACCTAGCCCTGAATCCATTGAACTTGCACGTGTTGTAGATCGTGGAATCCGTGAAAGTGAATTAGTGGACTTAGAAAAGCTTTGTATTGAAGAAGGCAAAAAAGTATGGATGCTTTTCATTGACTTACACGTAATTGATTACGATGGAAACTTGTTTGATGCATCCAATCTTGCTGTAATGGCAGCTTTAATGAACACCAAATTGCCTGTTGCTGAATACATTGATGATGAAGTTGTTTTATCTGAAGATGAAACCATGGATTTACCTATTAGAGATAAATTGGCTTTATCCACCTTTGTAAAAATCGGCAATGGATTGATTTTAGATCCTTCCTTAGAAGAGGAAGAAATCTTGGATGCAAGAATTACCATTGGTGTAACTGATGAAGGAAATCATGTCTGTTCCATGCAAAAAGGTGGAGAAGCACCTTTAAGTAGAGATGAAATCCTTGATGCTGTTCACATGGCATTCACTACCAAAGATGACTTATTAAGTCATTTAGACTAG
- the rrp41 gene encoding exosome complex exonuclease Rrp41, whose product MFFIISNDKELRADGRAYNELRPIKIEAGVLKRADGSAYLEVGGNKILASVYGPRESYIRRLLKPNTGVIRVRYNMAPFSVDDRKRPGPDRRSTEISKIAADALRPALMLESFPRSMVDVSIEVIEAEGGTRCAGITAAAVALADAGIPMKDIVVGCAAGKVNDQIVLDLSEKEDKEGQADVPIAIMPRTGEITLLQADGNLTEEEFEEALDLAMEGCMKISELQHEALKNRYSSE is encoded by the coding sequence GTGTTTTTTATTATCTCAAATGACAAAGAATTAAGAGCTGACGGCAGAGCTTATAATGAGCTCCGTCCAATTAAAATTGAAGCTGGAGTCTTGAAAAGAGCAGATGGTTCTGCTTACTTGGAAGTTGGTGGAAATAAAATCTTAGCATCTGTATACGGCCCAAGAGAATCCTATATCAGACGTTTATTAAAACCTAATACTGGTGTAATTAGAGTAAGATACAATATGGCTCCATTTTCAGTAGATGACCGTAAGAGACCTGGTCCAGATAGAAGATCAACTGAAATTTCCAAAATTGCTGCTGATGCACTCAGACCTGCTTTAATGTTGGAATCTTTCCCAAGATCAATGGTTGATGTATCAATTGAAGTTATTGAAGCAGAAGGAGGAACCCGTTGTGCAGGAATCACTGCAGCTGCTGTTGCTTTAGCTGATGCAGGTATTCCAATGAAAGATATTGTAGTGGGTTGTGCTGCAGGTAAGGTAAACGACCAAATTGTTTTAGACTTATCTGAAAAAGAGGATAAGGAAGGACAAGCTGACGTTCCTATCGCAATCATGCCAAGAACCGGTGAAATTACTTTACTCCAAGCAGACGGTAACTTAACTGAAGAAGAATTTGAAGAAGCTTTGGATTTAGCTATGGAAGGATGTATGAAAATTAGCGAACTCCAACATGAAGCTTTAAAAAACAGGTATAGTTCTGAATAG
- a CDS encoding ribosome assembly factor SBDS — MVNVDDAIIARLESFGEKFEILVDPDLAADFRNPDNEKEIEIEDILAVEEIFKDSKKGDKASEEAMEKVFGTTDVLEVASQILKKGHVQLTAEQRRQMQEDKRKQVIAKIAREGINPQNGLPHPAMRIENAMNEAKVKVDAFKSVDEQVQIALKAIKVLIPIKFEKVKMAVRLPSTAAGNAYSAIRPFGKIVNEEWQQDGSWIGIVEMPGGLQDDFNHKMASISGGEAETKLIN; from the coding sequence ATGGTAAATGTAGATGATGCTATTATTGCAAGATTAGAATCTTTTGGAGAAAAATTTGAAATTTTAGTTGATCCTGATTTAGCTGCAGACTTTAGAAATCCAGATAATGAAAAAGAAATTGAAATTGAAGACATCTTGGCTGTTGAAGAAATATTCAAGGATTCCAAAAAAGGAGACAAGGCTTCTGAGGAAGCTATGGAAAAGGTATTTGGAACAACTGATGTTTTGGAAGTGGCTAGCCAAATTCTTAAAAAGGGGCATGTTCAATTAACTGCTGAGCAAAGAAGACAAATGCAAGAAGACAAGAGGAAACAGGTTATTGCTAAAATAGCTAGAGAAGGTATTAACCCTCAAAACGGTCTTCCACATCCAGCAATGAGAATTGAAAATGCAATGAACGAGGCAAAAGTTAAAGTCGATGCATTTAAATCTGTTGATGAACAGGTTCAAATTGCTTTAAAAGCAATTAAAGTTTTAATCCCAATTAAATTTGAAAAAGTTAAAATGGCTGTTAGATTGCCAAGCACAGCAGCAGGTAATGCTTATTCTGCAATTCGCCCATTTGGAAAAATTGTAAATGAAGAATGGCAGCAAGATGGTTCTTGGATTGGAATTGTAGAAATGCCTGGTGGTCTTCAAGATGATTTTAATCATAAAATGGCTTCTATCTCAGGAGGAGAAGCTGAAACTAAATTAATAAATTAA
- the psmA gene encoding archaeal proteasome endopeptidase complex subunit alpha, with translation MQPLQQQNAGYDRAITVFSPDGRLFQVEYAREAVKRGTTSLGLKSKEGVVLIVDKRTVSRLVEAKSIEKIFQIDNHIGAATSGLVADARALIERARIESQINRITYNEPILVGGLAKKICDMKQMYTQNGGVRPFGSALIIGGVNGEEVKLFETDPSGALIEYKATAIGSGVQAAMDVFEERYEDDISLYDAINLGLDALYEATEGRTTAQSVEIAVIEVDTQSYRKLSDDEVSEYVEALLERNAEEEEEESEEDAEDVVDEKADQTAEASEETSEDEVDENVTEESVGEKDSEE, from the coding sequence ATGCAACCTTTACAACAACAAAATGCTGGCTATGACAGAGCAATTACTGTATTCAGTCCAGATGGAAGACTTTTCCAAGTAGAATATGCAAGAGAAGCTGTAAAAAGAGGAACCACCTCTTTAGGTCTCAAATCCAAAGAAGGTGTAGTTCTTATTGTAGATAAAAGAACTGTAAGCAGATTAGTTGAAGCAAAATCTATTGAAAAAATATTCCAAATTGACAATCATATCGGTGCTGCTACTTCTGGTCTTGTAGCTGATGCAAGAGCATTGATTGAAAGAGCACGTATTGAATCTCAAATTAACAGAATAACTTATAATGAACCAATTCTTGTTGGAGGTTTAGCTAAAAAAATCTGTGACATGAAACAAATGTACACTCAAAATGGTGGTGTAAGACCTTTCGGTTCAGCACTCATCATTGGTGGAGTGAATGGTGAAGAAGTAAAATTATTCGAAACAGACCCAAGTGGAGCTTTAATTGAATATAAGGCAACAGCTATTGGATCTGGTGTACAAGCAGCTATGGATGTCTTTGAAGAAAGATATGAAGACGACATTAGCTTATATGATGCTATAAACTTAGGTTTAGATGCACTTTATGAAGCTACTGAAGGCAGAACCACTGCTCAAAGCGTTGAAATAGCTGTCATTGAAGTAGATACTCAAAGCTACAGAAAATTATCTGATGATGAAGTATCTGAATATGTCGAAGCTCTTCTTGAGAGAAATGCTGAAGAAGAGGAAGAGGAATCCGAGGAAGATGCTGAAGATGTAGTAGATGAAAAAGCAGATCAAACCGCTGAAGCTTCCGAAGAGACTTCTGAAGATGAAGTAGATGAAAATGTTACTGAAGAAAGCGTTGGTGAAAAAGATTCTGAAGAGTAA
- a CDS encoding Rpp14/Pop5 family protein, whose amino-acid sequence MKLKVLPPTLRKNHHYLILDVKSEVEISKEDMLVYCWDACIRYWGENHSSNFDLWVMRHYLIEESTHNDEAIFNYKTVLRCGRSYENDVRVALSTLTRQNKRKIAINTIGVSGTVKSGISKFIDGDIIQ is encoded by the coding sequence ATGAAACTAAAGGTATTGCCTCCAACATTAAGGAAAAATCATCATTACCTGATTCTTGATGTAAAGTCAGAAGTGGAAATATCCAAGGAAGACATGTTGGTATATTGCTGGGATGCTTGCATTAGATACTGGGGAGAAAACCATTCAAGCAACTTTGACTTATGGGTCATGAGACATTATCTAATTGAAGAAAGCACCCATAATGATGAAGCTATTTTCAATTATAAGACAGTCTTAAGATGCGGAAGATCCTATGAGAATGATGTAAGGGTTGCTCTATCCACTTTAACAAGGCAAAACAAAAGGAAAATTGCCATCAATACAATTGGAGTTTCCGGAACAGTCAAATCAGGAATTTCAAAATTCATTGATGGTGATATCATCCAATAG
- the rnp3 gene encoding ribonuclease P protein component 3, translating to MKFYDLNLRGQNYDNDLALVKEANKFGWDYLNLNYSPDNFEKALEYKDDLIGELSSVDFNQTYRNKKTNFEHAELSMGINILNANSNEIRKIINKYRNKSNYISCLGGDLKVNRSVCENHRIDVLSRPYYKRRDSGMNHVLAKEAKRNNVAIELCFRDILNNHLRYRANVISSFKEILKFHRKFKFPLILTTDSKSIYDVRSTRDVVSFFKSIGFSNEEIYNGFYYYPKQIVDFNKERKSMIVKGVKRIDGDDFTDTYDNLESDLEEFNEFGDFDEDFDYDLIDDEDINDEYIDNEEEDEL from the coding sequence ATGAAATTTTATGACTTGAATCTAAGAGGGCAGAATTACGATAATGATTTGGCCTTGGTAAAGGAAGCCAATAAGTTCGGATGGGATTATCTTAATTTGAATTATTCTCCTGATAATTTTGAAAAGGCTCTTGAATATAAGGATGATTTGATTGGGGAATTATCCTCAGTTGACTTCAATCAGACCTATAGAAACAAAAAAACTAATTTTGAGCATGCTGAGCTTTCTATGGGGATAAATATCCTAAATGCCAATTCAAATGAAATCAGAAAAATAATCAACAAATATCGCAATAAGTCCAATTACATCAGCTGTTTAGGCGGTGACTTGAAGGTTAATCGTAGCGTTTGTGAAAACCATAGGATTGATGTATTGTCAAGACCTTACTATAAAAGAAGAGATTCCGGTATGAATCATGTATTGGCAAAGGAAGCTAAAAGAAACAATGTAGCTATTGAATTATGCTTTAGAGACATCTTAAACAATCATCTCAGATACAGGGCTAATGTAATAAGCAGCTTTAAGGAAATCCTTAAGTTCCATCGCAAATTCAAGTTCCCATTGATTCTAACAACAGATTCCAAATCAATTTATGATGTACGCTCTACAAGGGATGTTGTATCCTTTTTCAAGTCCATTGGATTTAGCAATGAAGAGATATACAATGGATTTTATTATTATCCTAAGCAAATCGTTGACTTCAATAAGGAAAGGAAAAGCATGATTGTTAAAGGCGTGAAACGTATAGATGGGGATGATTTCACTGATACTTATGACAATCTTGAGAGTGATTTGGAAGAATTCAATGAATTTGGGGACTTTGATGAAGACTTCGATTATGATTTGATTGATGATGAAGATATTAATGATGAATATATTGATAATGAAGAGGAGGATGAATTATGA
- a CDS encoding RNA-binding protein, which produces MIHNIRYRVFIYENEDKDEVLEALFNILPTAEPEVEEAEGLLEEKMLILTGTVSKKRETKEFINTLIESIGEDQLVKLYNDLDRKMDEKGNLFLRLSKEKALEEEWEILDGGDSIHLKIKIAAYPAKKEVAIKKISEIFPENIKKD; this is translated from the coding sequence ATGATTCATAATATCAGATATCGTGTCTTTATTTACGAAAATGAGGATAAGGATGAAGTTTTAGAAGCTCTTTTTAATATCTTGCCTACTGCAGAACCTGAAGTGGAAGAGGCAGAAGGTCTTTTGGAAGAGAAAATGCTTATCTTAACTGGAACTGTATCTAAAAAAAGAGAAACAAAAGAATTCATTAACACTCTTATAGAATCCATTGGAGAAGATCAGCTTGTTAAATTGTATAATGATCTAGATAGAAAAATGGATGAAAAGGGCAATTTGTTCTTAAGATTATCTAAGGAAAAGGCCTTAGAAGAGGAGTGGGAAATTCTTGATGGTGGAGACAGCATTCACTTAAAGATTAAAATAGCTGCATATCCTGCTAAAAAAGAGGTTGCAATCAAGAAAATCTCTGAAATATTCCCTGAAAATATCAAAAAAGATTAG
- a CDS encoding 50S ribosomal protein L15e — protein MYKYIRDAWKNPDESYVRELMWQRVPQWRKQPAITRIDRPTRIDRARSLGYRAKKGFVVVRVKVRRGGRRKTRFKHGRRPKRMGVNKITMAKSIQRIGEERVAKKYPNMEVLNSYWVWADGKYKYFEVILVDPQSPSIKNDPKINWICEKQHRSRALRGLTSAGKKGRGRRNRGKGSEKRLK, from the coding sequence ATGTACAAATATATTAGAGATGCATGGAAAAATCCAGATGAGTCTTATGTAAGAGAACTTATGTGGCAAAGAGTTCCTCAATGGAGGAAACAACCTGCAATCACTAGAATCGATAGACCAACCAGAATTGATCGTGCAAGATCTTTAGGTTACAGGGCTAAAAAAGGTTTCGTGGTTGTAAGAGTAAAGGTTAGACGTGGTGGACGTAGGAAAACTCGTTTCAAACATGGTCGTAGACCAAAAAGAATGGGTGTAAACAAAATTACCATGGCTAAGTCTATTCAAAGAATCGGTGAAGAACGTGTAGCTAAAAAATACCCTAACATGGAAGTATTAAACTCTTACTGGGTATGGGCTGACGGAAAATACAAATACTTTGAAGTAATCTTAGTAGACCCACAAAGTCCTTCTATTAAAAACGACCCTAAAATCAACTGGATTTGTGAAAAACAGCACAGAAGCAGAGCTCTCAGAGGCTTAACCAGTGCTGGTAAAAAAGGCCGTGGCCGTAGAAATAGAGGAAAAGGTAGTGAAAAAAGATTAAAATAA
- the rbr gene encoding rubrerythrin — MADLKGTKTEENLKAALAGESQARVKYEFYASQAKKDGYVEIKDIFQESSDNEKEHAKIWFKLLNGGKVPDTLSNLADAAAGEHYEWTEMYNEFAETAREEGFDDIADLFDAAGATEKVHEDRYNALSAKIKADKVFKKDEEIAWKCNNCGYIHIGKDAPEVCPLCDHPQAHFRKQDTSYI, encoded by the coding sequence ATGGCAGATTTAAAAGGAACAAAAACTGAAGAAAACTTAAAAGCAGCTCTTGCTGGCGAATCTCAAGCTCGTGTAAAATATGAATTTTATGCTTCTCAAGCTAAAAAAGATGGTTATGTGGAAATCAAGGACATTTTCCAGGAATCATCTGACAATGAAAAAGAACATGCAAAAATCTGGTTCAAGCTCTTGAATGGTGGAAAAGTACCTGACACTTTAAGCAACCTTGCAGATGCTGCAGCAGGTGAGCATTATGAATGGACTGAGATGTACAATGAATTTGCAGAAACCGCAAGAGAAGAAGGATTCGATGACATTGCAGATTTATTTGATGCCGCAGGTGCTACTGAAAAGGTCCACGAAGACAGATACAATGCTTTATCTGCTAAGATAAAAGCAGACAAAGTCTTTAAAAAAGATGAAGAGATTGCATGGAAATGTAATAACTGTGGTTATATCCATATTGGAAAAGATGCACCTGAAGTCTGTCCATTATGTGATCACCCACAAGCACACTTCAGAAAACAAGACACAAGTTATATCTAA
- the bsh gene encoding choloylglycine hydrolase, with translation MCTASEYLTANHYFGRNFDYEISYNERVCITPRNYEFKFRKIDDMKSHFAIIGITAGIDEYPLYYDACNEKGVAIAGLNFAGNAIYREIEDDMVNVTPFEFIPYLLSQSESIEDVKELLMNLNLVNINYSDNLPLSPLHWMISDENSSIIVEPLEDGLKVYDNPVGVLTNNPRFDMQLFNLNNYRNLSVKTPENTFSKDIELDTYSRGMGAIGLPGDLSSSSRFAKVAFTKENSFSGESESESVSQFFHILASVEQQKGLTFIDDPDLYEYTIYSSCYNTNKGILYYKTYDNHQITAVDLNKENLDGESLIIYPLIDEAQINFVN, from the coding sequence ATGTGTACTGCTAGTGAATATCTAACAGCAAACCATTATTTTGGTAGAAACTTTGACTATGAAATTTCATATAATGAAAGAGTTTGCATAACTCCAAGAAACTACGAATTCAAATTTCGGAAAATAGATGACATGAAATCACATTTTGCAATCATTGGTATTACTGCAGGCATTGATGAGTATCCTTTATATTATGATGCTTGCAATGAAAAAGGAGTGGCTATTGCAGGTCTTAACTTTGCAGGAAATGCTATTTATAGAGAAATTGAGGATGATATGGTGAATGTTACACCATTTGAATTTATTCCTTATTTGTTATCGCAGTCAGAGTCGATAGAGGATGTTAAGGAATTGCTTATGAATCTTAATTTAGTAAATATAAACTATTCGGATAACTTGCCTTTATCTCCTCTTCATTGGATGATATCTGATGAGAATTCATCTATTATTGTTGAACCTTTAGAAGATGGGTTGAAAGTTTATGATAATCCTGTTGGGGTTTTAACTAATAATCCTCGCTTTGATATGCAATTATTCAATTTGAATAATTATAGGAACTTATCTGTTAAAACACCGGAAAATACCTTCTCTAAAGATATTGAATTGGATACTTATAGCAGAGGTATGGGTGCAATTGGACTTCCTGGTGACTTGTCCTCTTCATCAAGATTTGCAAAAGTGGCATTCACTAAAGAAAATTCATTCTCTGGCGAAAGTGAAAGTGAAAGTGTTTCTCAATTTTTCCATATTTTGGCCTCTGTTGAACAGCAGAAAGGATTGACATTTATTGATGATCCTGATTTATATGAATATACAATTTATTCATCCTGTTACAACACTAATAAAGGCATTTTATATTATAAAACATATGATAATCATCAAATAACTGCTGTAGATTTAAATAAAGAGAATCTTGATGGTGAAAGTTTGATCATTTATCCTTTAATTGATGAAGCGCAAATAAATTTTGTAAATTGA
- a CDS encoding MIP/aquaporin family protein has protein sequence MASCNITKKFIAELIGTFFLVFFGTGSAVVTLLIDDGVDPGAAGIGLLGGLGDWLAIGLAFGLTVMACIYLFGKISGAHLNPAVTIGLLVSKNISLIDSVYYIVAQAIGAVLGSLLLFVCLGAPAVTIGGLGATAPGLSVGYIPAMIAECIGTFFLMLVVMGVAVDKKADPGVAGISIGMTVAAVIIVLGAFTGASINPARTFGPYLMDTLLGGANLWGFFPIYLVGPIVGAILAALIYTYLAKGNDACALPQPFEE, from the coding sequence ATGGCTTCATGTAATATTACTAAAAAATTCATTGCAGAGCTTATTGGTACCTTTTTCCTAGTGTTCTTCGGTACTGGATCTGCAGTTGTAACTTTACTTATTGATGATGGTGTTGATCCTGGTGCAGCTGGTATTGGGCTCCTTGGTGGTTTAGGAGACTGGTTAGCTATTGGACTTGCATTCGGATTAACTGTAATGGCATGTATTTACTTATTTGGAAAAATTTCAGGTGCACACTTAAACCCTGCTGTAACAATCGGTTTGCTTGTAAGCAAAAACATTTCATTAATTGATAGTGTTTACTACATCGTAGCACAAGCGATCGGTGCAGTTTTAGGAAGTTTATTATTATTTGTATGTTTAGGTGCTCCTGCTGTAACAATTGGAGGATTAGGTGCTACTGCGCCTGGTTTGAGTGTAGGATATATTCCAGCAATGATTGCAGAATGTATCGGTACTTTCTTCTTGATGCTTGTTGTAATGGGTGTTGCTGTGGATAAAAAAGCAGACCCTGGTGTTGCAGGTATCTCCATTGGTATGACTGTAGCTGCTGTAATCATTGTACTTGGTGCATTCACTGGTGCATCCATTAACCCAGCACGTACCTTTGGTCCTTACTTAATGGACACCTTACTTGGTGGAGCTAACCTTTGGGGATTCTTCCCAATTTATTTAGTTGGCCCTATTGTAGGTGCTATCCTTGCAGCTTTAATTTACACATACTTAGCAAAAGGAAACGACGCTTGTGCTTTGCCACAACCATTTGAAGAATAA